The genomic stretch TTAGCTTAATTCTTGGTGCAGTCGCCGTTGGGGCTGCGATTTGGGCAACTTCAGCAATCTTAGAACTTCTTGCTAAATTAGTTGGAAAATTTGCGATCGCTGCTATCTCTCTCATTTTAGTAGCAATTTACTTAAAAGTTTATGTAGGGATCGATATCTTACAGAGTCTGACCGATTTTGGACAATTGGTGATCGATGCCGTTGGACAATTAGTTCAAATTGTTTTTTCTCTCTTTTCGCAAGTAAATTTACCAATCGAGTGATTGTATTAGCCATCACTGCCAAGAATCATAATGAGTTTCAAAACCCTCAAATCATCACTCTCAAATCATCTTTATGCCTTTACTTCCCATCAATCAAAGTGATTTGTCTGTCATTCGCTTGATTGCGTCAGATGTAGATGGCACACTAACTGAAAATGGTAAATTCAATCCCAATTTTATTGCTACGCTCCATTGTTTAAGAGATGCAGGAATTAAACTTCTGCTAGTGACAGGACGCTCGGCAGGTTGGGTTAGTGCTTTGGTCAATTATTTGCCTGTCGAGGCAGCGATCGCTGAAAATGGTGGGTTGTATTTGCAATCCGATGGTTATCAACATTGCCTTGCCGATATTCCCAATCTATCACAGCATCGTCTTCTATTAGAAAATGCGCTCCATCGGATTCAAAAAACCTATTCTCATTTACAACCCTCTGCGGATAATCAATTTCGTCTTACCGATTGGACATTTGATGTAGATAATTTGTCTGACGATGACATCAATGCGATCGCTCAGCAATGCCATGAAATGGGTTTAGGTTTTACCTACAGCACCGTGCAATGTCATATCAAACTGGCAAATCAAGACAAAGCAACGGGCTTGAAGCAAGTATTAGCAAAGTTCTATCCAGAGTTGGAGCCATATCAAGTGCTAACGGTTGGAGATAGTCCGAATGATGAAGCGATGTTTGCTCCTGATCATTTTCCACTCTCAGTTGGTGTAGCGAATATCCTGCATTATCAAGATAAAATGCGTCATCTTCCCAAATATGTCACGCAGGCGGCAGAATTTGCAGGATTTGCAGAATTGATTGATTTAATCACTAAATAGGCGGTGCGGTGCACCGCCTATTTTATTTAGTTGGTTAGCGATCGCCTCGAAGTAAGAGTAGTTGGACAAGTTGTAGAGCCGCATAAATTGCTGTGGCAACATAGGTCCAAGCCGCCGCACTTAACACCTTACGAGCGCCAATATTTTCATTCCCTTGGAGGATGCCTAACTCATCAATAAGTCTTAAGGCTCGTCTAGAAGCATCAAACTCAACGGGTAAGGTGACAATATGAAACAGAATTGCTCCTGCAAATAAAGCAA from Pseudanabaena sp. Chao 1811 encodes the following:
- a CDS encoding HAD family hydrolase; translation: MPLLPINQSDLSVIRLIASDVDGTLTENGKFNPNFIATLHCLRDAGIKLLLVTGRSAGWVSALVNYLPVEAAIAENGGLYLQSDGYQHCLADIPNLSQHRLLLENALHRIQKTYSHLQPSADNQFRLTDWTFDVDNLSDDDINAIAQQCHEMGLGFTYSTVQCHIKLANQDKATGLKQVLAKFYPELEPYQVLTVGDSPNDEAMFAPDHFPLSVGVANILHYQDKMRHLPKYVTQAAEFAGFAELIDLITK